The genomic segment AATGACCGTACAGTTGTAATGATGGCGAAAATTGGTGGTGCTTAGCGTGCCCCCAATCAGGTCGCAATTGGGGCCAATGACCACTTCCATCAGACTCCGTCTATCGCTTTCCAGTCGGTCATCCAGGCGGATGTCAGAGGCAATCGCCAGACCCTCAATATCTAAAATCTTTAAAAGTTGCCCGGTATTGGCTTTAATAAACAAGATGTCGCCGGCTTGCAGCACCTTTTGGCCTAAAGGGTGGGGCAGTTTCTGACCATTTCTGAACACCTCAAACACGTGAACGTCAAATTGTTCCCGCAACCGACTCTCAACGACTTTCTGGCCCACCAAAGGAGAACCTTCCAAAACAACGGCCTCAGATAAATACTCTTGCACGTGATAACTCTCTTCAAATTTTTGTTCGCCGCCTCGCCTGGGCAACAACCTATGGCCAATCAGCAAAATATACAATCCGCCGGTGATAAAGATGAGCAAGCCAATGGCGGAGAACTCAAACATCCCAAATGCGCCATATCCCTCTTGAGCCGAGAGCGCGCTGGCCAAAACGTTGGTTGACGTGCCAATGAGGGTTATCACGCCCGCCAGTTGAGAAAAGTACGAAAGCGGAATGAGCAATTTTGAAGGAGCGCGGTTGTGCTCGCGGGCCAGGGTGATGACCGATGGTATTAGAATGGCTACTGCCGCTGTATTGTTAATAAAGGCCGAAATAGGCCCCACAATTAATGCTATGGTCAATAACTGTCTCAACTCGCTATTACCGGCCAAACGTACCAGCCGATGCGTCAACAGGTTGATCATGCCCGTGCGGTAAATACCGCCGCTGAGAATGAACATGGCCAGAACCGTGATGGTGGCCGGATTACTGAAGCCGGAAATAGCCGCTTCCGGTTTAACACCCAGAATTGGGCCTAGCACCAATACCAGGGCCATTAGCGTAAAGGCCACAAAATCTATGGGGAAGAGATCCAGGGCAAAAACCACCAAAGTCCCAATCAAAAGGGTGAAGGCCAGGAC from the Anaerolineae bacterium genome contains:
- a CDS encoding SLC13 family permease, giving the protein MTLAMVLAFTLLIGTLVVFALDLFPIDFVAFTLMALVLVLGPILGVKPEAAISGFSNPATITVLAMFILSGGIYRTGMINLLTHRLVRLAGNSELRQLLTIALIVGPISAFINNTAAVAILIPSVITLAREHNRAPSKLLIPLSYFSQLAGVITLIGTSTNVLASALSAQEGYGAFGMFEFSAIGLLIFITGGLYILLIGHRLLPRRGGEQKFEESYHVQEYLSEAVVLEGSPLVGQKVVESRLREQFDVHVFEVFRNGQKLPHPLGQKVLQAGDILFIKANTGQLLKILDIEGLAIASDIRLDDRLESDRRSLMEVVIGPNCDLIGGTLSTTNFRHHYNCTVIAIRKQGQLIRERLSKVKFEFGDTLLLRGTKEALEQIKREPGFIATEEVQEEDFRIGKIPVALAIVAGVVLVAALGVPILITAIAGCVLMVLTGCLKVNELHESVRWDVIFLLAGVIPLGLALQETGGTQLIASLAAQSAHYVPPLIVLIIFYLTTSIMTELISNNATVVVLVPVGAATAKALGLNPTAFILAIMFAASNSFATPVGYQTNTMVYGPGGYKFLDFTKVGLPLNLILAVATPIFITLLWGL